The genome window CAATTGTCCGGTTGGACGGCCATTATTTCAATTTCACCTACTTTAATTGTTCCGTTTCTCTTATTAGAATGAGTTGGGTGGAGGGCTTCAGGTTTTCTGGCTTCAACTGGTTGCTGTTTGTTAATATCAACGACAGTTGTAGTTTCAATATTATTGCCATTGTCACCATCGTTTTGAACATCTTCAGCACTCTTAGCACTCTTGTCAGATGATGATGAGAGATTCTTTTTTCTTGCTTTGGCACTCGGAATGATCCTTCCTTCATCGATTACGCCACCTCGTTTGCAACTTTTAGCTATATATTGCATAATCTGCTTGGTTGGGTTCTTTTCGGCCAGCTTATGCAAACGTACATCTTTGATTGGATTGCCTTGTAAAGCCAGTGTTTTGATTTTTGTACAATCAGCCAGTTCACCGGGCACGTGTTGTATCTTGTTATTAACTAAATCCAGGTGTCTCAAAGCGCTGAGGTGGCAGATGTCAATCGGTAAGTCACAGATCTCATTATCTGTCGCATGAATTTCAGTTAAATGTTGCTTGAAAGTTGGGCTACAAAGTCCTCGTGGAAATTGCTGAAATTTGTTGTGGCTGAACTTGATTACAATTAAATTAGACCAATTGGACAGATTGTCAGGTAATTCTGAAATTTTGTTATTAATCAAATTGAGCGATTGCAATTCAGTTAAATTGGACAATTCTTTTGGTAGTTTGGTAATCTGATTATTAGATAAGTCTAacgttttcaattttttcaataaaCCAATCTCTTTAGGTAAATGTTCCAATTTGTTATCATATAACATAAGTGCAGTCAGATTTTCCAATTCCTTGATTTTCATTGGCAAAACATTGAGAGAGGTTTTACTGACTTCCATAAAATTTAAAGAATGAATACGGAATATAATATCATTGAGTCCATTCTCGTCCTCAACTTGTTTCGCATGTTTTGGTCCTGAAATCACAAGTTCATGAGGCGAACTTTTGAGTAGTTCTCTCCAATTTAAAGCCATTTCAATAATTTATTTCAACAATGTATAACTATGATTAATTTATACTT of Cryptomeria japonica unplaced genomic scaffold, Sugi_1.0 HiC_scaffold_1542, whole genome shotgun sequence contains these proteins:
- the LOC131873353 gene encoding uncharacterized protein LOC131873353, giving the protein MALNWRELLKSSPHELVISGPKHAKQVEDENGLNDIIFRIHSLNFMEVSKTSLNVLPMKIKELENLTALMLYDNKLEHLPKEIGLLKKLKTLDLSNNQITKLPKELSNLTELQSLNLINNKISELPDNLSNWSNLIVIKFSHNKFQQFPRGLCSPTFKQHLTEIHATDNEICDLPIDICHLSALRHLDLVNNKIQHVPGELADCTKIKTLALQGNPIKDVRLHKLAEKNPTKQIMQYIAKSCKRGGVIDEGRIIPSAKARKKNLSSSSDKSAKSAEDVQNDGDNGNNIETTTVVDINKQQPVEARKPEALHPTHSNKRNGTIKVGEIEIMAVQPDNWFIIEAESS